The following is a genomic window from Synechococcus sp. JA-2-3B'a(2-13).
GTGCGCCCTGCCAACCGGCTGCTTTACGGGCTGACCGACACCAGCATCCTTTACACCATCAACTTGCAGACCAGTGCTGCTACCGTAGCCAGTACCCTGTCAGCGCCCTTTACGGCGGGCATGCTTTCTGGCATGGATTTCAACCCTGTTCCGGATCGGCTGCGCTTGGTGGGAGCCAATGGCCAGAACTTCCGCATCAATGTGGATACGGGCGAAGTGATCCAAGATAGACCTTTGGCCTTTGGCCCAATGGAACTACGGGGATCCCAGCCGGCCATCACCGCCGCCGCCTACACCAACAATGTGGCGGGTGCCCAATCCACGCGGCTGCTGAACATCGACGGGCAACGGAACCTGCTGGTGTTGCAGAATCCCCCCAACGATGGGGTTCAGGTGCCCATTGGCCCCCTGGGGGTGAACTTCGGCCCTATGGGTGGGTTTGACATCCGTACTGCTGATGGAGTGGATACCGGCTTTGCCATCGGCGGCTCCACCTTGTATCGAATTGACCTAAACACCGGTCGGGCCACATCCCTGG
Proteins encoded in this region:
- a CDS encoding DUF4394 domain-containing protein, producing MMPSQADLVALSGGNRFTFIRSADAFVQGSLTVTGVNGSLIGVDVRPANRLLYGLTDTSILYTINLQTSAATVASTLSAPFTAGMLSGMDFNPVPDRLRLVGANGQNFRINVDTGEVIQDRPLAFGPMELRGSQPAITAAAYTNNVAGAQSTRLLNIDGQRNLLVLQNPPNDGVQVPIGPLGVNFGPMGGFDIRTADGVDTGFAIGGSTLYRIDLNTGRATSLGTLPGGPFFGLAAL